tTGATCCTGGCCTTACGTTATGTatgtagtgtgttacctgtgtgggtTGACGTTAtgttgtgtagtgtgttacctgtgtgggtTGATCCAGGCCTGTTCGTTAtgttgtgtagtgtgttacctgtgtgggtTGATCCTGGCCTGTTCGTTAtgttgtgtagtgtgttacctgtgtgggtTGACGTTAtgttgtgtagtgtgttacctgtgtgggtTGACGTTATGTTatgtagtgtgttacctgtgtgggtTGATCCTGGCCTGTTGGGTTGATtttgtgtagtgtgttacctgtgagggTTGACGTTAtgttgtgtagtgtgttacctgtgtgggtTGACGTTAtgttgtgtagtgtgttacctgtgtgggtTGACGTTAtgttgtgtagtgtgttacctgtgagggTTGACGTTAtgttgtgtagtgtgttacctgtgtgggtTGATCCTGGCCTGTGCGTTAtgttgtgtagtgtgttacctgtgtgggtTGACGTTAtgttgtgtagtgtgttacctgtgtgggtTGACGTTAtgttgtgtagtgtgttacctgtgtgggtTGATCCTGGCCTGTTCGTTAtgttgtgtagtgtgttacctgtgtgggtTGATCCtgttgtgtagtgtgttacctgtgtgggtTGATCCTGGCCTGTTCGTTAtgttgtgtagtgtgttacctgtgtgggtTGACGTTAtgttgtgtagtgtgttacctgtgtgggtTGACGTTATGTTatgtagtgtgttacctgtgtgggtTGATCCTGGCCTGTTCGTTAtgttgtgtagtgtgttacctgtgtgggtTGACGTTAtgttgtgtagtgtgttacctgtgtgggtTGACGTtacagtgtagtgtgttacctgtgagggTTGACGTTACGTTGTGTAGTGTGTAACCTGTCACTGGGTTCTTTATGTTGTGTAGTGTGTTGacacagtgtgttacctgtgagggTTGACGTTACgttgtgtagtgtgttacctgtgagggTTGACGTTAtgttgtgtagtgtgttacctgtgtgggtTGACGTTAtgttgtgtagtgtgttacctgtgagggTTGACGTTAtgttgtgtagtgtgttacctgtgagggTTGACGTTAtgttgtgtagtgtgttacctgtgtgggtTGACTATGGCCTGTTCGTTATGTTttgtagtgtgttacctgtgtgggtTACCTGTGAGTTGACGTTATGTttgtagtgtgttacctgtgtgggtTGACTATGGCCTGTGTAGTGTTTACCTGTAGTGGTTACACTGTGTACCTATGGCCTGTTGGGTTACCTGTGAGGGTAGTTttgtagtgtgttacctgtgtgggtTGACcctgtgtagtgtgttacctgtgagggTTGACGCAGTAACACCCTGTATCATGCTCCTGTGGGTCCATGATCCTTCACAGGTAAATCATTTTGATCAgccaacacactaacacagtaacacactaacacagtaacacagtatcaCACTAACACAGTATCACACTAACACAGTAgcacagtatcacagtatcacagaaacacactaacacagtaacacagaaacacactaacacagaaacacactaacacagtaacacagaatcacactaacacactaacacagtaacacagtatcacactaacacagtaacacagaaacacactaacacagtaacacactaacacactaacacagtaacacagtaacacagtaacacagtaacacagtatcaCACTAACACAGTATCacagtaacacactaacacagtaacacactaacacagtaacacagtatcacactaacacactaacacagtaacacagtatcaCACTAACACAGTATCACAGAAACACactaacacagaaacacactaacacagtaacacagaatcacactaacacactaacacagtaacacagtatcacactaacacagtaacacagaatcacactaacacactaacacagtaacacagtatcacactaacacagtaacacagtaacacactaacacagtaacacagtatcacactaacacagtaacacactaacacactaacacagtttcacattaacacagtaacacactaacacagtaactaTATCAGTGCACCAAACATTGTGTTCTTTTGTATGTTCAAGAAGCAATGGGAAAATACCAAATAACTGATATTTTCAAGTGTGCTCCTTTCATAAACCTTTCAGTAATTCTACGTCTTCATGTTTCTACCATCAGATGGAACCTCCAGGGCTTGTACAGAGGAGACATTTACAACGTGTATAATTGCCAGAAGAGCATCCGTCCGTCTCAGACAGGCCTAGTGTGTTGGATGGGCTTCATTGGATATCAGGCTGCCGTCATCTCTTTAGGTAggctgacctgacctgacctgacctgacctgacctgacctgacctgacctgacctgacaccAAAGGATGATCTAATTCCCATTTTATCATATACTGTAGTTATTCAGTAAATACTTGGTCATTTCTGTGTGCTACTAACCTCAATTCCTTTCAAAACtgacttttaaaaatgttttttttttatgaaaGATGGCAGTTATATTCTTATTCTAGATTCCTCTCTTACTATTTAATATTATTTTGTCAGGAATGGTCCTCCAGACTTTGGTCTTCTTCATCTGTTTTGTGTGGTTGGTGTTCCTCATCATCATCCCAATCTTGTATGGCCAGAACCTTATACTCTTCCAGGTCGCTGCCAAGGCCTGGTGAGTGCATCTTTAAATTGAACTACATTTGTTCCTGTCTGCTTATATGGACTCATACTCTTATATGGAATCATACTCTTATATGGACTCATACTCTTATATGGACTCATACTCTTATATGGACTCATACTCTTATATGGACTCATACTCTTATATGGACTCACACTCTTATATGGACTCATACTCTTATATGGACTCATACTCTTATATGGACTCATACTCTTATATGGACTCATACTCTTATATGGACTCATACTCTTATATGGACTCACGCTCTTATATGGACTCACACTCTTATATGGACTCATACTCTTATATGGACTCATACTCTTATATGGACTCATACTCTTATATGGACTCATACTCTTATATGGACTCATACTCTTATATGGACTCATACTCTTATATGGACTCATACTCTTATATGGACTCATACTCTTATATGGACTCATACTCTTATATGGACTCATACTCTTATATGGACTCATACTCTTATATGGACTCATACTCTTATATGGACTCATACTCTTATATGGACTCATACTCTGATATGGAATCAAACTCAATTATATGGACTCATAGGGGCTTTATATGGACTCATACTCTTATATGGACTCACACTCTTATAAGTGGAAACAATAAAAATTATATGGACATCACACATTATATGGACTCATAACAATATGGACATCATACTCTTAATGGACTCATACTACTTATATGGACTCATACTCTTATATGGACTTATATGGACTCATACTCTTATATGGAATCATACTGGTATATGGACTCATACTCTTATATGGAATCATACTCTTATATGGACTCATACTCTTATATGGACTCATACTGTTATCATGGAATCATACTCTTATATGGACTCATAAATCTTGCTGGACTCTGATACTCTTATATGGAATCATACTCTTATATGGACTTATACTCTTATATGGACTCATACTCTTATATGGAATCATACTCTTATATGGACTCATACTCTTATATGGACTCATACTCTTATATGGAATCATATTTCATATTGTGTGGATTATTTTCATATTGTGGATTATTTTCCCGTTGTGGTATCTGATCTCACCAGGCCTGTGTGGGTGACGTTGATACTGACTATTACTCTACAACACGTGACAGCCAGGTTTGCTTTCATCAAAAAGGATGCTGGGACAAGAGACTTGAACAACAGGTACTAAGATTCTAGAACTCTATAAATGATTtcctttatttatttgtttatttgcaACTTTTTTTCTCAGAACTAGTGACGTCATAGATTTCACCACGGTTTCACGTTTTTTTTTTGCCCcagcacaacacagctgattcaaataatcaagcgttgatcatttgaatcagctgtgtagtgttagggcaaaaaccaaaacgtgcaccccttggggtcccgaggaccgatTTTGTGGAAATGCTGGATTTACACACTTCTTGAGTTGAAAGATGGGGTTTCTTTTCTTTTTGGTATATTTCATGTTAACATGAAAAATGACAAATTCAAATTAGTTTTTTTTTTCAAGGGGGACATGCCCCCGGACCCCCTGTACTTTCTTAGCACCATTGATCCATTCAAAGTAGAACTAAGTAGATGTATATTGTTGTTCCAGAGGCAGTCTGTTCCTGCTTACCTACCTGCTCTTCCTGATCAACATCGTGGTGGGGTTGGTAGCAGCCATCTGGAGGATGGTCATCACTGCCCTCTATAACATCATCCACCTGGGGCGCATGGACATCAGCCTCCTCAACCGCGCTGCTGAATCCTACGACCCGGGTACGTCAACATACAGTTCAGGGAATTCTATAGGAACGTGTTGTTTTGAAAGGCCTGCCACTGGTACATTTGTTACAGAACGGATATTGTCTAGAGGTCCCAGTTACATCGTCTGTAACCtgaatgaatgtgtgtgcgttTCTGTGAGAAATAAAGGGTTTGAGGAACCGTGTTGGCTGGACATGTGCCTAAGGGAGACAGCAACCTTACTTTGGTCCAGTGCCAGCCAGCTCTGTCTCTCTTGACCTCTTGGTTGGCCAGTCCAAGCAGATTATTTTGTAAGgactgtaatgtaaatgtaagaataGGCATGCCCAAACTAAAGACTTCAAAAAACAAACGAAAGGTGTCATGGCCCACCAAAACAAAATCAGCAGCCTCACGGTTTGCCAGCCGGGACACTGACTGACCATCACCCTAATTAAAGTATTCTCATGTATTGGTGACCACGTTCATTAGCAATCATCTAACAATAACCCATGTAATTGAAAAACATTTTTGAAATATGTCCCTGATGCTATGAAATACACAGGTGAACAGGTTAAACCTAACACATTGGTTTATGAATATGTGCCCTCGATATGTCTGaatccctgacctctgaccttcaTACAGCTTATTGTTACTACACCCACTACCTGAAGGTCGAGGTCAGCCAATCCCACCCTGTGATGAAGGCCTTCTGTGGGCTGGCGCTGCAGGCTGCCTCGGCTGGAGGTGCTGGGCAGAAGATGCGAGATGCTGAGGAAGGTTGTTATAGACATAACACACTCATACACGGATTTGCACAAAAAGGGGTGTGGTCTTTTCTGTCCCTCGCAGACACTTCCCAGACATGACATTGACTgaacctactactactactactacacaatgTGGAATTTATACCACCAAATaattccatccatccatccagtcagTGTCATGCTCTGCCCTGacaggctcctcctcctctcctttcaggGATCCAGCTGGTGAATCAGGAGAAGAGACCGGACAAGGTGGTTAACAGCAGGAGGGTGCGGGCACGCTGGCAGTTACTCTACACGCTGGTCAACAACCCGTCTCTACTGGGGTCCAGAAAACACTACCAGCTGCAGGTCGCTCGCCCAAAAATAGAGAGTAGAAAAGCAGGCCAGCAAcccgtgttgtgtgtgtgtgtgtgtgtgtgtgtgtgtgtgtgtgtgtgtgtgtgtgtgtgtgtgtgtgtgtgtgtgtgtgtgtgtgtgtgtgtgtgtgtctttgtgtgtctgtgtgtgtgtgtgttcatgtgtgacAATTTCCTGTACTCTACAAGACAAACATATTTTTTCTTCTCCAGCCCTCTGACAGCTTCGTGAACGGAACGAACCGTAGCGCCGCGGCAGGAAGCAAGAAAGACGCCAGCAGCAAACCCACCGCTGCCGAGGCAGGCGCTGCCACACCCTCAGGCGCTGCCACACCCTCCGGTGCTGCCACACCCTCTGGCGCTGCCACACCCTCCGGTGCTGCCACACCCTCAGGCCCTACCACCGACGCTGCTGCTAACTGAGACCATGACACACGGTCATGACTGACGTCATGTGGTTTATGGGGTACGGACACCCTGCTGCTCTCTATAGAACCCAATGTTCCAACTGCTTGGTCTTCAGGGCAGCAGTTGACTgtaagaggcctgtaatttctgTGGGTTGCAGTCAAGTGCTTTGGCTTGTTCAGCTGCACATGAAGTGAATCTCTATGCATGTTGCTTTCTGTGTCATATTGTTGTCTGCAATGTCGATTAAAAAATTTGCTGGTCTATTATTTAGTTTTGGTAAAGGTCGTTACGGTGAAATAGTACAACATCTTAACGGTTGTATGTGTTTGGTTATGATGCACAGAACACATCCTGTTTTAGCATCCAATATCCACCCCTTCCTTTAATGTGCTGCCCTTTATCAGTTGTTTTGGTAAGTTTTCAGAGGTTGAGATATTTGCTTTCAAAATATATGCAAGAACAAtgacacatttatttttttgtgtaaATTAATGTAACTGACATCACAATCCAGTGTGAAAAGAAAATCAACTGTTTTTCTCCTAGGTGGGAGAATGTGATTaagactcttattttgaaagagAGACTTCTTTTTCAAACAAATAAAACAGTTTTAAAGTAAATACAGGGGAACAACAAACGTGTAAGCATGTTTTCAAGAACCACGATGACTGCGTATGGAAACCCATTTTTACAGAAGCCAATATTCAGACAGTTCATTCGTAGTACAACAACCCTGATTTTTGGCATTTCACTATAGATCGGAATAACATGCCATGTTCGGAAGCTTGCAAATCAATAATGAACAAGCATTCCTTGTCAATATTTTATTACTTCAGGCACATATAGCAGAGGATGAACACTGAGGCAATGTACACATCCGAACACTTACATTTAACCATACGCTATCAAAATGTAACACTTATCTTACTGTCAAAATGTAAGAGTTGAGCAACAGTGGGGGTTTTAATGGATATGAGATAGAGACACGTGGATCATGTATGTTATTGACACAATACCAGGTTAAAGGTTACTGTGAAATGACTTACAACAATAGCTTGTGACACACAGCTTAATAAGGGTTTGTTGGCAACAGTGAAGTGGACGTTCACTCTAGATTGAAAAACAAAACATAGTGTGCAAAGCCTCAAGGCAaagggggggagggggctactttgaagaatctaaaatctaaaatatattttaaattgtttaacacttttttttggttaatacatgattcaatatgtgttatttcatagttttgatgtcctcactattattctacaatgtagaaaatagtaaaaaaataaaataaaataaagacctactcattcaagggtttttgtgtccaaacttttgtctggtactgtatattattgaCACAATATCGGGTTAAAGGTTACTGTAAAATGACGTACAACAATAGCTTGTGACACACAGCTTAATAAGGGTTTGTTGGCAACAGTGAAGCGGACGTTCACTCGAGATAGAAAATAGCATTGATAGTCTACAATAGATTAACATAGACATTCACTCTAGATAGAAAATAGCATTGATAGCCTACAATAGATTAACATAGACATTCACTCTAGATTGAAAATAGCATTGACAGTCTACAATAGATTAACATAGACATTCACTCTAGATTGAAAATAGCATTGATAGTCTACAATAGATTAACATAGACATTCATAAGTGCATCTGTTACTTTAAGAAGAGACATTGTAGATACAGTTACAAAGCTTTTTGCTTTCTTGCCTGTGACAGACGACACTGAATAACTGTCACAGGTCTCAGGAAACGTCACTGTTAAGAGCACACCGGAGAGGTCTATTTTTAGAATAGGCTTAAATATTTTACTACAGGGACGGGGTTTTTTCTTTGACATAATCTTCACAGTGTACATAAACTACCTTCTTTACTTTTCCTTTCAACAGAGGAAGCACCTAGGACTTTGTCTACACTGTATCCAGGTCATTGATACGGCAGCCATTTTGAAAAATGACGGGTCACAGGTTCTTCTCTCATGGAACGATAAACAGTTACTGTGAGACTTACATTACATGTGATCATGACTGAAGATGACTAGAACCTGTCTAGTCAAGACGATCTATCAAGtactaacaacaacaacaggatcAGTGGTGTGGCTCTTTGTACTGCCCAGAGATATTAACAGCCTCCGCCCCTAGTGGTAACCTATCGCTGAACTCTGACCCCATCTCACACTCATCCAGATTCACTCTGTACTGAGACAGAGTGAACGACTCGGTCACCCCGCTCCCCTCCacgtcctcctctctgtcccccccactCTCCGACTCcccgtcctctccctcccccgtctcgcTGGCTGTTATCTGCGTCTGCGACTCGGCGTATGAGTTCCTCAGGTTGAAGTTGACCACGAGGTTCCTCTCCATGTGATGCTGGTGGTCTTTAGCCTTCATGATGAGCTTGTAGGTCTTGTTCCTGTATTTGTAGACCAGGTGGAAGCAGGTGGCCCCCAGCAGAGGCACGGTGGAGACGGTGAGGAGACAGATACTGACGACTATAATGATTAACAGATTAGGAACTCTCTTCCTGGTGGTGAAGAGGACCTGTACctcacagtcctctcctctgtaggtgagacagagggagtagTTGGCGCCGGGGCGTAGGTCCTGGAACAGATAGGTGTTGATGCCATCTTCCATCCTGGACCACTGGATGGCTgagtgtctgtggtctgaggtgACACACAGATACAGCCCTGAGTCCGCCCGGGCTCTCCTGGTTACCTCTGATTGGTTGGAAGGCTCTTTGTTGATGGAATGGAACCCTTCTGAGGCGCTGAGACGGATGTctgtgtcgtctttaggaaggaggagaggattgAGTCGAACTTTAGCCTCGGTCTCTGACACCCCTATGGCTATGACTCCAAAGTCAAAGGTATACTGCCTGACATCTTCCAGGCTTATATTGAAGGCCTGGTTGGAgatgtactgtgtctcactggtCAAGGTACATTTGCTAGTTGCACGGGATGGATATTTGAGCACTTGCTCCGTACGCTCAGTGTCAACTTCAATGGGAGGAAGGGTTGGGAAGATATTGTACTTTCCCTCCAAATGGGGAATATTGAATGGTTTAAAAGGGTTATTAATGGAGGTTTTGATCACAGGTTGAAGTACTGAGGGGATTTTCTCCCCATTAATAATAACTGGTGGGCCAATCACTTTTCCAACAggttgaggtggtggtggttttggtactaccactactattgaTAGTGAATCGTCATCTTTACCAAACTCATTGGTTGCGGAACAGCTGTAGTTGCCATTGTCCTTTTTACTAAGGCGCGGTATGACTAGAGTGCCGTTATGGAACATTTCAAATGGAATGTCTGTCGTTCTAGAATCCTCGTTAGATTCATTGGATTCTGCTGATTCTTTCTCTTTGGTGGACAGAGGGTACTCTACACTTTGACGGTTTGTGTGGATTTTCCAGATAACCTCTGGCTTTGGGTTCCCTTTGATCTCACAGTTCAGGATCAACACTGTGCCTTCATAGAGTGTGGTAATCTCAACGTTAGGCTCAGCCGTTATGCTAACATTAGGGGCCATGCACTTTGACTCAGACAGTTTCACGATCTCCACTCCTCTCAACTGCTGTGGAGTTTCACAGACAATGGAGTTCTGTTCTGGAACCGATATGGTGGCGTTTAGAATCCAGTCCCTCagccagtccatcctgcagtggCATGTGAATGGGTTGTTATAGAGCTGTAGATGAGACAGGGAGGTCAGGCTGTCGAACGTCCCCTGCGTTATAGTGGTGAACCTGTTGTTGTTGAGGCGGAGAGACCTCAGGTCCTTGAGGTTAGAGAAGGAGTCTTTAGGCAGACTGACCATCTCATTGTGGTCCATCTTCAGCAGCTGCAGGGCTGTGAGGTGACGGAGATCCTCCCAAGGGAAGTCCACCATCTTGTTGTGACTGACGTCAAAGTTCCTCAGCTGGACCAGGGGAGCCAGGGTGCCCGGTTCGATGGTGACTATCTCGTTATGGGCCATCCA
The DNA window shown above is from Oncorhynchus masou masou isolate Uvic2021 unplaced genomic scaffold, UVic_Omas_1.1 unplaced_scaffold_1768, whole genome shotgun sequence and carries:
- the LOC135532208 gene encoding immunoglobulin superfamily containing leucine-rich repeat protein 2-like, with the protein product MSRSYVFFLSLWSSVIGVGRGCPELCNCSDKYGRHFAECSYKDLVDIPERLPPNVTTLSLTANKISLVESGSFDNVTQVTSLWMAHNEIVTIEPGTLAPLVQLRNFDVSHNKMVDFPWEDLRHLTALQLLKMDHNEMVSLPKDSFSNLKDLRSLRLNNNRFTTITQGTFDSLTSLSHLQLYNNPFTCHCRMDWLRDWILNATISVPEQNSIVCETPQQLRGVEIVKLSESKCMAPNVSITAEPNVEITTLYEGTVLILNCEIKGNPKPEVIWKIHTNRQSVEYPLSTKEKESAESNESNEDSRTTDIPFEMFHNGTLVIPRLSKKDNGNYSCSATNEFGKDDDSLSIVVVVPKPPPPQPVGKVIGPPVIINGEKIPSVLQPVIKTSINNPFKPFNIPHLEGKYNIFPTLPPIEVDTERTEQVLKYPSRATSKCTLTSETQYISNQAFNISLEDVRQYTFDFGVIAIGVSETEAKVRLNPLLLPKDDTDIRLSASEGFHSINKEPSNQSEVTRRARADSGLYLCVTSDHRHSAIQWSRMEDGINTYLFQDLRPGANYSLCLTYRGEDCEVQVLFTTRKRVPNLLIIIVVSICLLTVSTVPLLGATCFHLVYKYRNKTYKLIMKAKDHQHHMERNLVVNFNLRNSYAESQTQITASETGEGEDGESESGGDREEDVEGSGVTESFTLSQYRVNLDECEMGSEFSDRLPLGAEAVNISGQYKEPHH